From a region of the Synechococcus sp. RS9916 genome:
- a CDS encoding four-carbon acid sugar kinase family protein, producing MKVVVIDDDPTGSQTVHSCPLLLRWDRETLRRGLRHPSRLLFVLANTRALSPSEAAARNREIVEELAAAMAADNMRPDQVQLVSRGDSTLRGHGVLEPQVLAEAWQARFEPVDATLHVPAFLPGGRTTVDGVHLLHGDPVHTTAFAQDRLFGFSTSDLAAWLEEKSGGAIAQASVMRLGWGVLDRAAEGRRGGEPAGFTALLHWLEGLEDNQPVVVDATRVEQLEALGAAVHQLQGRKRFLFRSAASLLNGLVDGGSCPLGPQPLDATGLAGLRRQHSGRPQPGLVLVGSHVPLADQQLQQLLREPACEGLELPVARIARVLEGGQADWLLPDLELEWRTRLEALLARGCTPVLFTSRGELGFGEGEGAVLRRLRFGMELARVMGRLVAALAPQLGYVISKGGITTGTLLAEGLGLEAVQLEGQLLPGLSLVRPLPSAGSAHQGLPIITFPGNLGDADTLAQAWRQMEGR from the coding sequence GTGAAGGTTGTGGTGATCGACGACGACCCCACGGGGTCGCAAACGGTTCACAGCTGTCCGTTGTTGCTGCGCTGGGACCGGGAGACCTTGCGCCGTGGTTTGCGCCATCCCTCGCGATTGCTGTTTGTGCTGGCCAACACCCGGGCGCTGTCGCCGTCTGAGGCCGCCGCACGGAACCGAGAGATTGTGGAGGAATTGGCTGCAGCGATGGCTGCGGACAACATGCGCCCTGATCAGGTGCAGTTGGTCAGCCGAGGTGACTCCACCCTGCGGGGCCATGGCGTGTTGGAGCCCCAGGTGCTGGCGGAGGCCTGGCAGGCACGCTTTGAGCCCGTGGACGCCACGTTGCATGTGCCGGCGTTCCTGCCGGGGGGGCGCACGACCGTGGACGGGGTGCATCTTCTGCATGGGGATCCTGTTCACACCACCGCGTTTGCCCAGGACCGGTTGTTTGGTTTCAGCACCAGCGATCTGGCCGCCTGGCTGGAGGAGAAAAGTGGTGGCGCGATTGCACAGGCCTCAGTGATGCGGCTGGGCTGGGGGGTGTTGGATCGGGCTGCTGAAGGGCGCCGTGGTGGTGAACCTGCAGGTTTCACGGCTCTGCTCCACTGGCTTGAGGGTCTTGAGGACAATCAACCCGTGGTGGTTGATGCCACCCGCGTCGAGCAATTGGAGGCCCTTGGGGCGGCCGTTCATCAGTTGCAGGGCCGCAAACGCTTTCTGTTTCGTTCCGCCGCCAGCCTCCTTAATGGCCTGGTGGATGGTGGATCCTGCCCCCTAGGGCCTCAGCCTTTGGATGCGACTGGCCTGGCAGGTTTGCGGCGTCAGCATTCAGGCAGGCCTCAGCCTGGGTTGGTGCTGGTGGGTTCCCATGTGCCGTTGGCGGATCAGCAGCTGCAGCAGCTGTTGCGGGAGCCTGCATGCGAAGGGCTGGAGTTGCCCGTGGCCCGCATCGCCCGAGTGCTGGAAGGGGGCCAGGCCGACTGGTTGTTGCCGGATCTGGAACTGGAGTGGCGCACGCGGCTGGAGGCGCTGCTGGCCCGAGGTTGCACCCCCGTGCTGTTCACCAGCCGCGGCGAGCTGGGGTTTGGCGAGGGGGAAGGGGCGGTGCTCCGGCGGCTCCGGTTTGGGATGGAGTTGGCCCGGGTGATGGGGCGTCTGGTGGCGGCCCTGGCACCGCAGCTGGGTTATGTGATTAGCAAGGGCGGCATCACCACCGGCACCCTGCTGGCGGAGGGGCTCGGGCTCGAAGCGGTGCAGCTGGAGGGACAGTTGCTGCCGGGACTGTCGTTGGTGCGGCCGTTGCCTTCGGCTGGTTCAGCGCATCAGGGGCTGCCGATCATCACCTTCCCAGGAAATCTTGGCGACGCCGACACGCTGGCGCAGGCCTGGCGGCAGATGGAGGGGCGCTAG
- a CDS encoding (Fe-S)-binding protein, translating into MASPDPSDPCVHCGFCLPTCASYRVLGTEMDSPRGRIHTLKAIDTGELSLDATVAGHFDSCLGCFACVSACPSGVRYDQLIEATRPRLNNPELRSPWQHTFRQLLLAVLPYPRRLRALLTPLRAYAGTPLQSLVRRSGVLKLLGPQLNAMDALLPALAPEGFADRFPTVSPAHGQRRGRVGLVLGCVQRCFDPKVNAATVAVLQANGFEVVIPPNQGCCGAVSHHQGQMDQTRELATTLVASFQAIPNPQPLDAVLVAASGCGHTLKAYGELLEPGASGFPCPVQDVHEFLMERGLSEEFRAALMPLQHPEGQQASPAEPLSVAYHDACHMIHGQGITAQPRALLQAIPHLQLREATEAGVCCGSAGIYNLVQPDEAAALGRIKANDLQSTGAGLIASANIGCTLQLRRHLPPDDQAPAVRHPMELLATSAGLL; encoded by the coding sequence ATGGCCAGTCCTGATCCTTCCGATCCCTGCGTTCACTGCGGCTTCTGCCTGCCCACCTGCGCCAGCTACCGGGTGCTGGGGACGGAAATGGACTCGCCGCGCGGTCGCATCCACACCCTCAAGGCGATCGATACCGGTGAACTGAGCCTGGATGCCACCGTTGCCGGGCATTTCGACAGCTGCCTCGGGTGCTTCGCTTGCGTCAGCGCCTGCCCGTCCGGCGTGCGTTACGACCAGCTGATCGAGGCCACCCGTCCGCGCCTCAACAACCCTGAGCTGCGCAGCCCTTGGCAGCACACATTCCGGCAGCTGCTACTGGCCGTGCTCCCCTATCCCCGCCGATTGAGAGCCCTGCTCACTCCGCTGCGGGCCTATGCCGGCACCCCACTGCAATCCCTCGTGCGCCGCAGCGGCGTGCTGAAGCTGCTTGGGCCGCAGCTGAATGCCATGGATGCTCTGTTGCCAGCTCTGGCCCCGGAAGGCTTCGCCGATCGCTTCCCCACCGTGTCGCCGGCCCATGGACAACGCCGCGGCCGGGTCGGGCTGGTGCTGGGGTGCGTGCAGCGGTGCTTTGACCCCAAGGTCAACGCAGCCACCGTGGCGGTGCTCCAGGCCAATGGTTTCGAGGTGGTGATCCCGCCGAACCAGGGCTGTTGTGGTGCCGTGAGCCATCACCAGGGCCAGATGGACCAGACCCGCGAGCTGGCCACCACCTTGGTGGCCAGCTTCCAGGCCATCCCCAATCCACAGCCCTTGGATGCCGTCCTCGTGGCTGCTTCCGGCTGCGGCCACACCCTCAAGGCCTATGGAGAACTGCTCGAACCAGGCGCCAGCGGATTCCCCTGCCCCGTGCAGGACGTGCATGAATTCCTGATGGAACGCGGGCTGAGTGAAGAGTTCCGCGCAGCCCTGATGCCCCTCCAACACCCAGAGGGACAGCAGGCCAGCCCCGCCGAGCCCCTGTCAGTGGCGTATCACGATGCCTGCCACATGATCCATGGCCAGGGAATCACGGCGCAACCGCGGGCCCTGCTGCAGGCGATTCCCCACCTGCAACTGCGCGAGGCCACGGAAGCCGGTGTCTGCTGCGGCAGTGCCGGCATCTACAACCTGGTGCAACCCGACGAAGCCGCCGCCCTGGGGCGGATCAAAGCCAACGACCTGCAGAGCACAGGCGCCGGGCTGATTGCCAGCGCCAACATCGGTTGCACGCTGCAATTGCGCCGCCACCTGCCTCCAGACGACCAGGCCCCCGCGGTGCGTCACCCGATGGAACTGCTGGCGACCTCAGCCGGACTGCTCTAG
- a CDS encoding phytanoyl-CoA dioxygenase family protein: MRLADACLERDGFTWVPELLDQASRTRLRRLTAPILEAAKRWESQGEPLWFLQDDLPELADLLQQPSLLARLQSTCGLGQAPVKLLAATLYRKRTGEPGTAWHQDARFIPSDQLAAFTVWLPLQAIDAANAPIQFLPGSHRHCLLEQPQQASSPPIGLPETSPCVATPMAFGDATIHTPWTLHGSCSNRTAAPRLALIVNYLSGPLTLNAESALNGSHHPEIVNVLRRTNQHSLGRRLQQPGTPFSPAQWRHGQS; this comes from the coding sequence ATGCGCCTCGCTGACGCCTGCCTGGAGCGGGATGGTTTCACCTGGGTGCCTGAGCTGCTGGACCAGGCCAGCCGCACCAGACTGCGTCGACTCACAGCTCCCATCCTGGAAGCAGCCAAGCGCTGGGAAAGCCAGGGAGAGCCCCTCTGGTTTCTGCAGGACGACCTGCCCGAGCTCGCCGATCTCCTGCAACAACCCAGCTTGCTGGCACGGCTCCAAAGCACGTGTGGCCTGGGCCAAGCTCCCGTGAAGCTTCTAGCCGCAACTCTCTACAGAAAACGCACCGGTGAACCCGGCACCGCCTGGCATCAAGACGCCCGCTTCATCCCAAGCGACCAACTCGCCGCCTTCACGGTGTGGTTGCCACTGCAAGCGATCGATGCCGCCAACGCACCGATTCAGTTTCTGCCCGGGAGCCACCGCCACTGCCTCCTGGAGCAACCCCAACAGGCCAGCAGCCCTCCCATTGGCCTACCGGAGACCTCTCCTTGTGTGGCCACACCCATGGCCTTCGGGGATGCAACCATCCACACGCCCTGGACCCTGCATGGATCCTGCAGCAACCGCACCGCCGCTCCGCGCCTGGCACTGATCGTCAATTACCTCAGCGGCCCACTCACTCTCAACGCCGAGTCAGCGCTCAACGGTTCCCACCACCCGGAAATCGTGAACGTGCTGCGCCGCACCAACCAGCACAGCCTCGGGCGACGCCTGCAGCAGCCAGGTACCCCATTCAGCCCAGCACAATGGCGCCATGGCCAGTCCTGA
- a CDS encoding 2OG-Fe(II) oxygenase gives MGTDPQRYLDHLQLRCKLAAVDQLEQLFFAPVAALFSQHFGLPLDLLSSSDGSQLPGWALREMASGGRIPEHCEQDWNPLNLIENGTLCDVALEPAFQLSFLYGVRSATQGGELQISADETCVPLSPGELLLFNAGCRRHQVLPTSGPELRVVLGGFLRLNRSHTRLHCYV, from the coding sequence GTGGGCACCGATCCTCAGCGCTACCTCGACCATCTCCAGCTGCGCTGCAAGCTCGCCGCCGTGGACCAACTCGAGCAACTGTTTTTTGCACCGGTGGCTGCGTTGTTCAGCCAACACTTCGGCCTACCCCTGGACCTGCTCAGCAGCAGCGACGGAAGCCAACTGCCGGGGTGGGCGCTGCGGGAAATGGCCAGCGGAGGCCGCATTCCAGAGCACTGCGAGCAGGACTGGAATCCCCTCAACCTGATCGAAAACGGCACCCTCTGCGACGTGGCCCTGGAGCCCGCGTTTCAACTGAGCTTTCTGTACGGCGTCCGCTCCGCCACCCAGGGAGGAGAGCTGCAGATCAGCGCCGATGAGACCTGCGTGCCCCTATCCCCTGGCGAGCTGCTGCTGTTTAACGCCGGCTGCCGCCGCCATCAGGTGCTGCCCACATCAGGACCGGAACTGCGGGTGGTGCTGGGAGGATTCCTGCGTCTCAATCGCAGCCACACCCGACTGCATTGCTACGTCTAA